One Nanoarchaeota archaeon genomic window carries:
- a CDS encoding NYN domain-containing protein, with amino-acid sequence MFIDGSNLYHSVKDSFGLHDNEIDFRVLINFLRKERLMICIFYYNASLDREYNADIYNKQQKFFAELRRIPDFHVVLCRLKKMKFPNNKVEYTVKGDDIHLATDLISLAYENRYDTAIIVSGDGDFVPAILKAQKLGKKVETAYFRISCSSYLKNVCNSSVCLDDYISNILRKEKQKN; translated from the coding sequence ATATTTATTGACGGAAGTAACCTTTATCATAGTGTAAAAGATTCTTTCGGTTTGCACGATAATGAAATCGATTTTCGCGTTCTGATAAATTTCCTGAGAAAAGAGAGGCTAATGATATGTATTTTCTATTATAACGCCTCTTTGGACAGAGAGTATAACGCAGATATTTACAACAAACAGCAAAAATTCTTCGCAGAACTAAGGCGAATACCTGACTTTCATGTTGTTTTGTGCAGGCTAAAAAAGATGAAGTTTCCGAATAACAAGGTGGAATACACTGTAAAAGGCGATGACATTCATCTTGCAACGGACTTGATTTCGCTTGCTTATGAGAATCGTTATGATACGGCAATAATCGTCAGCGGCGACGGCGATTTTGTGCCTGCAATACTGAAAGCCCAAAAGCTCGGCAAAAAAGTAGAAACCGCATATTTCAGAATAAGCTGCTCAAGCTATCTGAAAAACGTATGCAATTCATCAGTGTGCCTTGATGATTATATTTCAAATATTCTAAGAAAAGAAAAACAGAAAAATTAG